A portion of the Paucilactobacillus hokkaidonensis JCM 18461 genome contains these proteins:
- a CDS encoding ArgE/DapE family deacylase — protein MEKQTKIKLLQSLIQINSANGNEQEMAEFIAATFAKYNIQSDLIPYAEHRSSIIAEIGPKDSSFVLALSSHLDTVAVGDPNNWQHDPFSGEIIDDSIYGRGSADMKSGMAAMIIAMIELKESQITLTGRVRFIGTVGEELGAMGARELTKHGYVHDVSAMILGEPTGGNIIYAHSGSIDYTVNSHGTGAHSSMPERGNNAITNLVDFINAEKSAFDDAPDSPVLGPLIHSVTVINGGQQVNSIPEFATLQGNIRPVPEFNANQSIQRLQEIIDQLNQQPQNHLELQVDFSFDPVVNDPNDPFVTSIKKARQQAFGDAPTLDIIHGATDASEYVKDSHSFPKIVLGAGEWNDAHSIDESVSINNFLKVSETYLQVIKQECVS, from the coding sequence TTGGAGAAACAAACCAAAATTAAATTACTGCAATCATTAATCCAAATCAATTCTGCCAATGGCAATGAGCAAGAAATGGCTGAATTCATCGCTGCCACTTTTGCTAAATACAATATTCAATCAGACTTAATTCCTTACGCTGAGCATCGAAGCAGTATCATCGCCGAAATTGGTCCCAAAGATAGCTCGTTTGTTTTAGCGTTGTCATCACACTTAGATACGGTAGCAGTTGGTGACCCTAATAATTGGCAACATGATCCATTTAGTGGTGAAATCATCGATGACTCAATTTATGGTCGTGGTTCTGCGGACATGAAATCTGGAATGGCAGCCATGATCATCGCAATGATTGAATTAAAAGAATCACAGATCACATTGACTGGCCGCGTACGCTTCATTGGCACTGTTGGTGAAGAATTGGGTGCGATGGGAGCTCGGGAGCTAACTAAGCACGGCTATGTCCACGACGTTAGTGCTATGATCCTGGGAGAACCAACCGGCGGTAACATTATTTATGCGCACAGCGGTTCGATCGACTATACTGTTAACTCACATGGAACCGGTGCGCATAGTTCCATGCCGGAGCGTGGTAACAATGCGATTACCAATTTAGTCGACTTTATCAATGCCGAAAAATCTGCCTTTGATGATGCGCCTGATAGTCCAGTATTGGGACCTTTAATCCATAGTGTTACCGTTATTAATGGTGGCCAACAAGTTAATAGCATCCCCGAATTTGCAACCTTACAAGGAAATATTCGTCCAGTACCAGAATTCAATGCCAACCAATCTATCCAACGGCTACAAGAAATAATTGATCAACTAAATCAACAGCCACAAAACCACTTGGAGCTGCAGGTCGACTTTAGCTTTGATCCCGTCGTTAATGATCCTAATGATCCATTTGTAACTAGTATCAAAAAGGCTCGGCAACAGGCTTTTGGTGATGCTCCTACGCTTGATATTATCCATGGTGCTACCGATGCTTCTGAATACGTCAAAGACTCGCATTCATTTCCAAAAATTGTGCTCGGTGCCGGTGAATGGAATGACGCTCATAGCATTGATGAATCTGTTAGCATTAATAACTTTTTGAAGGTAAGCGAGACGTACTTGCAGGTTATTAAACAAGAATGTGTTTCTTAG